The Synchiropus splendidus isolate RoL2022-P1 chromosome 8, RoL_Sspl_1.0, whole genome shotgun sequence nucleotide sequence TTAGAACCTTCCACTGAGGCTTCCTTTGAACACCCACTGTGTCTCGTCGCTAAGAGGATTCACAGTCTCTCCCCACAATGGACAGCAAGGTTTTACATGCTAATCTTCAAATTCAAGGGCGAGCGAGGGTGAGGCGGCACATGCTGAGACTGACACGACACCGAGAGGGTCAAGGGTGAGATCTTTACGGCAGCAGAAGTAATAAGACGAGGGGGCGCTGTCATGTGGCGCTTGGGGAGTGTTGACAGAATCGCTGCTGTGACTAGAGGTGGTCGCTATGACTTGGTGTCATAGCAGTTATATATTTTGAGGCACCGCAGCAGTCTGATGTGGAGTATTTGCTCACAAGCAATTGTTACCGCGAGCAGAGAAGCGACTTAAATGTCGCACAGTCGAGCGGACTTAAGAAGATAAGAGGAAAATCTTTCTGCAAGAGGACGGCAGCAGCGGAGACCTGCCCTACTTGCAGTCCCTTCAGACAGCTGGGTTTGAAGCGATCTGTTCGTCAGAAAACACCAGCGAGCGTTGCCGAAAAACATGGACTTCAAATGGACCGAATCACTTGTCCTCAAACCTGTGAGTCAAAGATCTGCTCTCCGCTGACTCAAACTTAAAGCTATTTTTCCATACATGTCTCAATTTCAGGGATTTGGTCCTTCAGATTTTGGGGACTGAATGGGAGGAGCCTGAAGCTCGATGGTGTACTCCATGCAATGGACTAGATCCAGACTCGGACAAATAACTGATTTTCCGACACAAAAGAAGCGTGAAAGACCACAGGATGCATGTGTGATGAGGTTCACTGAGTCAGTCTGCGGCTGTTGCTAGTGCTGGGTTGGCTTCAGCAGGACCCACACACAAAGCTGATCAAACACAGCTGGCTTGTTTGTTCAGAGgcttttcctgtttcctggttGCACAGCGAGGAAGGACGTCGCAGTGAGATGAAGAGCACTCTTCCTTCCTTCACAAAGGTCATACAGGGGTGGACCAAAGGCCCGACTCGGCCTGGCCGTGCCCAAACACCCACACACTGCAGTTCAAGTTTATATTCAGGACTTCACACTGAAGCACAAAAAAGTGTGAGGTTTGAGTCAGTTACTCGAGTTAGTGTTGACTCAGCCCTTCAGTTGGACTTATTTACATGAACACACAATGCTGACACAAAAACAACCGGCAACACTTTCAGGAGCAAGAAACCGAAATACCCTCGATCAAGTGTTGCGACAGGACGTGACCACAGCAGGACACAAAGGGTTGACTGTGCTTCCAAAACGTTAGGATCAGACTCTTCAGTTAGCCTTTAAATGCTAAGTGCTTCGGCCAGTTTAGACGGTGACACAGGTGCGGCGCGGTCAGGTGATGCAGCTGAAGAAACTCAAGCTTGCGCTGGACTCTTCACAGGACTGTGACGGGTGACGCAGCTGGTCGGCAGACAGCCACAACACGGCGACAGCAATGGAGGGCAGGAGGTGAACCAGATAAAGCGTCGCGAGCCGTGAACATGGACTGGGACTCATAAATCTGAGCTCAAGGTCCAGAGCGGTGAGGTTGCACTGCAGCAGACAACTCTCCACCCAAACTTCTCGTTCCACTGAACACTGTTGCCAGGAGCATCCACTCTGGCCGGGTTCCATTTTATCTCAAAATAGAGGGAAGATTCTCTCACTCCAGCTGAGAAAATATTTCAGCTTCTCTTCCTGTTGGCCTTTTCATGACTTTTTCCTCCCCAATTTCACCAATAGTTCAGACACTTTGCTGGACTtcgctttgttttcatgtcattaTTAGTGATTTTtggtggggtttttttgtaataatttatttttcagttattttacCACTTTCAATCTCACCTACAGTTTTTCATAATTATACTATTCTAACTTCttgtaataaaaacacattttaaagtcaATATTTTATATCCTATCATTTTATATAAATTTTTTACTTTCTATTTTAAATGCCAATTATTTTAGGATCGTTGATGTTGCTGGCTTTTTTCATCCTTGActtcaattttaatattttctacttctttattcaatgttttttattcacattttggtGGTGGCCCTCTTGCCGGTGATGATAAAATTctatagttttattttaattgttttattctGGCCGGTTACTTCTTTATCTAAGAGACATTTTTTATGATTTGCAATTCTTAAATCTAATATAATTTCTCCACATTCAAGGTTTTGCTGGTCTCCCACTCACAGAGAGCCATTTTATTCTAGCAACaacctttgttttttattgtctttatttatttcacggTTTTATTTGCACATTTAATATTTTCCGGGCATTTGTTTTCTCATCAAAGTCTACATTTTGTTCTGACGTTTTTGGACAGACCAGCTTCTTACATGAAGTAGAAAGACAATCTTTTTAATCGAGGGCTGAGCCTTtgctttgacaaacattttcGCTGGTCAGACTTTTTCCTGGTGAGTGTCTTGTTATCTTTGTATTTGGCTGTGTCCGAGGTTCCTCAGGGTTACGGCCTCCTGCCGCAGACTTCAGCACCAAGCCTTCGCGCCGCAGAGAAATTTCTCGCTTCAGTCGGAGCGATCGTGAAACCTGCTGGACTCAGTCCATTTATCGTGGCGGAGAGCCTCGGTGCTTCATCGATTAGCCGGGCAGCGAGGAGGGCTAACTGCGGGGGCAATCACGGGCGAGTGCAGCGGCGTGGATTATGTCCAGACCTAATACCATTATTGCCTGCAACAATAGAGTCGGCTGAACTGCTCATGTGGGAGGGGATCACTTCCAGGCAACAACAGCAGCGGTGCCAGCAGCAGACGGACCACAGAACCTTCCGCACGCTTCTCTCCACCAACAAAGCGAAACACACCAGAGGTCAGACTCGGGCCCTGGGTTCTGGACCCGAACGCTGTCTGACGAAGccatcacaacaacagcaaccaGGGAAAGAATTTCAACTGCCACTCTGGACCAGAGTTGTACTCCACTCAGCTTCTGCGCAGTACTACAAATACATTACACCACACAGTACTCTGCTGTAACCCTGCTGTACTGTAACACAGAAGCAGACCCAGGTAACCTGCGGCCCcccggggccacatgcggctctaAACGAACAGTTTCACTTTTCACAGATACTTCAACTGTAAATACTGAAGCACTCACATTACCCTTCTTTCCATTTGTTGAGTACTTCAGTCCCTCAAGATGAACTCAACAGTCTTGCAAGAATACTGGAACTGAAGTGCCTTTATATCGTCTCCCGATTCTCATGTCATCAAGGTAGTACATCACACTTTTTGGTTTCCCTTACTCACAGCATTAGATCTTCTGGTTGTTACCTCACTATGTGTCACTGTGTACACTGTAAGGCTCTTTTTTGTCCTTTCTTTCTCCCCTGGAATAGTGTACAACACATCAACATACCACTCTACATACTACATAACAGTGCTGTACTGCACTACGTAGTACACTTTTGCACCAGACAAAATAGTCCTCAATGTCATAAACAAACTGTACTACACTGCATTCCACTGCTGCATCACTCCACCCATTACACTACACTGAAGTACTATAGTGTTTCTCAAATGGGGTATTTGAAGGTACTGCTCGGGGTATGTGATACTCACTTTTTAATCTCAGCCTGGATTCTACAGAACAATAtggaaattaataaataaaaaaatcaatttattaCAGGCTTTTTTATGGCACTATCTTATAAGGTCTGTGTATTTCAGTAGTACTGCGTTCATACTGTGTAACTTGACAGTTGACACACCCCAGTCGAAGGTCAAGAAATTAGGACGAACCTGGGAGACAAGTGATCTTTTAGGATTATATATCTGACAATCTACATTGTATTTCAAGTAAGATATAGTAAATATCTGGGTAAAAGAGTGACAATCTATaactatatgtatttattactaATTTATTTTGACGAACAAAGGCTGAGTAATAAATGAATATCACTTGATTGGAGACACAATGGGTCCTACAATGACTTGTACTTGTAGTGGAAACACTAGTCGCAAGCTTCATGGTGTGTCTGACCTAAGGAGGGCCACAGAGCACAGGCAGCGGGCCACATGGGCCAAACGCTCGACTGTGATGATTGACGTCACCTCCTGGTTGCTGTCAGAAGTCGCAGATTCAGCGACGCTTGTGAGCCCAAAGGTGAGTGGACTGTCCAGCCACTTCACGTCAGTCGTGTGGAGCCCGGGGCCAcactgggattcaaacccatgaCCTCCCCGCTCCATGCTGAGCCCACCTGACGTTCCACACTGGACTCAGGTGTGTGAGACATGTCCGAGAGCGGGAGGCTAGACTCGATCCATCCGCAAGTTCACGAGGGGGACATCCTCAGGAAGCCTTGACTCACATATCGCCTCTATATTTACACGCAGAAGAGCGCGTTGTTGACGGTCACTGCGGTGTTTCCCCTGGAGGCCCGACAGAGCTGCGCTCGTCTCTCATCTGATCCCTGCTCCGCGGTACCAGTACAAGTCCACTTAGCTCAGAACTGGACCGACACCCGCTATGGACTCGAAGTCTAAGCACAAATCCAGACACAATCCAGGTGGAAAAGTTGGGAGCTGGCAGCGAGACGTTTCAACTCACGGCGGTGCAGAGTCAGTGGACCGAACAGCGTGTCAGAGATTGGAGCAGATTCCTTACCTCAATGTACCCAGCCACCGCCGGAACCACGACCCCCAGAACCAGGGCCGATATCGCAGGGAGCGAACCCATGTCGGCCGCACTCTTGTATCCTTCCAAACGCGCGCGGTGACGTCCAAAGAGTCAAACAAGTCCCGGGAATGCTTGGCTAGTCTCCCGTCCTGCGGCGCTTGTTTCCAGTCTGGAGCTGAGTGGGACTGCTGAGCGGCGGAGGGATGGGCCGCTCGTCAACGAGTGGTATCGCGCAGACGGCTCTCTGTCAGTGCGAGTCTTCCTCGTCAGACAAGCCCACCAGCCAACACCAAGTGCTCTGTTTACATTCGGTGTCAACTCCCGAATCTTGTAAAAGCATGAATCGTTTTCATTTCAACCGCGGAAGAGGCAACCAATGCGATGAGTCGCTCGCGTGTAAAAGAGTCGGTTCTCTGCACTGAGGTGATGGCCCACCGAGTGTGGCCGATACAGAGCAGCGGTCGCCTTTAAAATTACCGAGAAAGCGCGACGCCTGGCGATCGGTTCTGCTAACTACACTAACAAGAAAACTACTCTTGATCTTCCAAGTTTAAGGAGTCAGATTGAGAAGAGTCATGGCTAAAGAATCTGATCTTATCATTAAGAGTgacgattaaaaaaaagcaagaacaaGTGTTAATATGCTTTAATTCGTTTGGATTTTTTGTAATTGCTGGGGTTGTACAAGAGATAGTCAGCTTACTGCAGTGAGGAGAACGTCACCAACTGTCCACCCACAACAGCCACCTCAACCGTCCTGGAGTagtctcctggatgactgagcttctcaatCTCatagagtccagacagagaaataTGCAGATGAAATAGCACTCCATCCTTCCCTGAAGATCCCAAAAATACTTGGACGCCTCCTTTTGAAGAACTTCTCATCTTCACTTCTTCATCATCGCCAATCGGGAAGTTATTTTCCAgtcacacaaataaacaaagtcAGCAAATGTGAAAACCTCCCTGGGTGGGTGTTAGTTATTATGTCATAGATGTACTCAATTGTGAATCGCAATCTTtcattgaattgaaatgaaaaggtTGTAAGGTTGATGTAAGCTGGTGTGGTGGTGTAAGCTGAGTTAAGGTCGttgttttattcaaatgtttcaaGTTGTTTAAGTTTAAGTCAGAACGTAGGAGAGATTTGCAATAATATCATTATTGCCGCTTTGAATATTATTCTGAAAGAGCGGAAGTGCGAGACCGGAAGTGGGTCTCACACCATCAGTACAGTTAGCTTGTCTAgcgtgaaacaaaacaaacttgtctCTTTCCATGTCTGTCACGTGTAGCCATTCAGAAGGAGAtgtttttccatatatattgcACCCCACTACTTTGTAGATGATAGTATAAATACATCATTTAATCCACCCACTGACCAGTcctctggtcacgtgatgcCCAGGGTGCAGCAGGGAAATCCGTTTTCAGCATCATTTCAGTCTTTAAAATGGCTTTCATCACAACAGCTGTTGTAGTTTAATGAACGCTCCTTCAAATTAAATGATAAACAGAAGCAAATTAGTTACAACACCTAAATatcaagggggaaaaaagagctTCACTTTGGTCACGTGGTGTTTACTGTGCTCCAACTCGCATACGCGCTCTTGCTCGCCCCCTGGCGGCTCAGGAGGCAACATGGGGGTTCGAAAAACAAAGCCTTATTAATACTTCCTGACTTCATTCTTATTAAAAatatctctctctatatatatatgtgtgtgtgtgtattttagcTACCAAGTTTATACCCGCGACAAGTATAAAATTAAGGTTAGCAATACTTGCGCACTTATTTTCTGTCTATAAATACGGGTGGAAAagtttgtaaataaatatattattgtcGTTTGTAGCACGCATGTAGTAATTTACAGGCCGCTTGTGTCAGgtgaagtttaaaaataaatgcaactgCCTTTCACGCCGCTTCACTTCTACCAATGGGACGCGCCGCTGCAGCCGGTCGCCAGGCAGATTCCGTTAAAACATGCAGGGCGGCCATCTCTGCTGCTACCATTCGGAGGTAAGACCGAGCAGACAGCCTGCATAACACCCCTCAACAACAAGCATGGCCTCCGGTTTGAGCCCCGGGCTTGGTTTCTCGCAGAACACCGAGGGTGTTGGACTGAGaagcgcgcgcgtgtgtgctgCCGGGCCGGGGTTAGACGCGTTCGAGTCCGCGGCAGTGCTCGGTGTGCTTGTTGTCGTAGTCCCACCCAAAATGGAGCCGGTCTTCCTGGCGCCACTGCCGACAGCCAGGGCTGGGCTCAACTGGAGCGGGGGACGGGTGGATCGCGTTCACTATCTGGGCTGTTAACCGCTCCATATCGGCTCGTGTTCTTCCATCCGAGCAGTTATCGCTGAGAAACGAACGTCCGAGTTGAGTTGGGCTCCAACCTGGGCCTCCAGTGGAGTGAAACTGCGGGCGAGCTGAAGCGGCGCGGCGGCGGGCGCCCGGGTTTCTGCGGCGCTGGTTCTTGTGGTATGGTCCGGCTGGGACCGAGAACCTGTCGGCTGAAATGGGGGGGACCGACCTGCACGTTGATCGCACCAACCACCGTCACTAACGCCTGAAAGGCATCACCGGGAACAAGTGTTCCGCACCGGGCGGTGTTTTTAATCTGAGTTTTGGAGGCGGCCTCCCCGCTGCAGGGTAGCCGCTCGATGAGGCTCGTACCCCCGCTGACTGCTGTGTGAACGGTACCGGCCCAGCCGACACGCTGGTTTATTTTGCTGACAGCCAGGACAGACACACTCAATCACAACTTTCAACACGGTCCACTCGGATCGTATGAgacgcagagagagagagactgacgTCAATGTTTACTTTTAAGAACAATAATGTGAGTCATCGTTGTGCAGTCATAACAACAGTTTACATCAAGAGATATATATAGTCTGGACTCAAGTTCAGTTGACTTGAACCACATCTTATTTATAACCGACAGGTCAAGAGGTAAAATACACGTTATATTCATTCATCATATCTGTGTAGCTTCTGGGCTCTTCTGTCTCCATTTGTCTGAAACctaagattattatttttttaagattcaTTTTCCTCCCTGCTCCTCATCATTGCTGGTGCAGAAACGCTTCCTGGCTTGGACCCTGCAGTGACAGCAGCGCTTGTCTCTCACAGGTGTCTGGGGTGACGTTGTAAGGGTCCATGGGTCGCGGCTGCTATGGAAACCAAACAAGAGCCCTCAGCTGTGTGGAGTCCAACTGCAAACGCTGACCAAACCAATGCCACGCAGGTAAGCCTTCTGACTCCAGTGTGACTCTTAACTCACCAGCCTGGTGTTTATCCAGCAGCTGGTGTGTGAATCATGACCTTAGGTCTTGAACTGAAGAACCGCAGAGTTCAGTTGTTGAGCTCGCTGCTTGTTATTGGCTTGTATTGTACTGTGAAGATTATTTTTCCGCAAGGAACCATTTACCATTTTTACTCGTGAGCATGAcgaccaagaatccaacaagttatatccaagaaacttattccctgacagaggggtctaatacaaaagcagaattcaGGGTCAGCGACTACACCTGACCTAGCCTTAACAGTAGTCTGTTAAAGCGACGAAGAACTTTCTGAGGTCctgaccctttatacacaaaagtgcTCCATCCTAGTCTGATTGGTCCTCAGCCATTGACGCCATTTGCGGTCGCTgtctccctcgtaaccatggcaacgatcacaaggCATGCTCCCCTCCTCCGGACCCAGGTGgttcttatcaggaccagctccttccagctctggagaatatggtactttccagcctcctccatctgaccttggaccctctaAAGAGTTACAATGCTCAGGCCTGTGGGGTTTTTCACTCCCGCCATTCTACTCCACCTGTCACTTCAAtttctcacgcacactcagccacactccctcGTTCAGCATTCCTCTGTCTGTGAATAACTACTTTTATTAGTAGCATAAACACTTCCAACAAACTtgatattgtataataaatgcacaattcccattaatGTTTACCTCTCTGTCAGGAAGAATCGCGCCACTTACATTGCTgaagtgatggaactgatcgtAGCAGCAAGTCAAACTCGTTGCTTCAGTGGTTTCATCTGTGACTTAGGTGCATTTTGAAGGTGGCACTGTGGCCCAGATCGTGTACAGCGGGGATCAGGCGGACCGCGGGCAGCAGCAGGTGGTGTACACCGCAGACGGCAGCTCCTACACCTCAGTGGAGTCAGCCGAACACACGCTGGTCTACATACACCCCGCCGATGGCTCCCAGGTGAGGACCAGACTCTGTCATAAACCTAGAGAGACGGGAGTTTCACGACTGCCCCTCCTCCGTCTCCTTCCAGGCTGTGTTTGCTGATCAGCCTCAGGTGGCCTACATTCAGCAGGATGGGACGACTCAACAGGTACACTTGAGTCTTGAGCAGCCGCCAGGTTCTCTGTCAACTCTGGTGTTTGATCGCAGGTCACAGTCCTGCTGCCGACTGGACAGAACATGAACGCCGCCAACCTGCATGTGCTGAGTAATGTAGCAGAAGCTCCGCAGGCCATCCTGGAGCCGGTTCCTCAGGTGAGGCCTCCACTGTTGGACCGCAGACCCTTGAGAATAAAATCCGCTGTCGTAGAGCTGAGCGAAAAGGCAAGGCTGTCGGACGCCTGATCACACCGGTATATtgcggcatctggtggccaagctatggtccagaatcgggcgtccattttttcatgttttgctgatgcccagacgcccccctagctaaaagcctggttgtGATCATAGTGGAAGTGACTGAAAGTAGTGATGCCATCTGGCAGGGCAGTTGCTCACATAATGTTACGTGAGTGGAGACGCTGACTGTGTTTGAATACACATCCATCGAGTTGTCTCCATTCTCCGCTCACACAGGAGCAGCTGTCCAGCTCCCTCACCTCCATGACGGACATGGGTGAAACCCCGATCAGCCCTCTTGGAGCCACTGACTCGGCTGAAGATTCggaggaagaagaggcagaCGACTCTGACATGGACGACTGGGAGCTGCGTCTGCCGGAGCCCTTCAACCCTCTCAACCTCTGTGAGTGGCAGACCACGCTTCCTTTAGGCGCCAGAAGGTTTGTGACGTCCTTTGAATGGTGCCTTGCAGGGTGTGAGGAGTGCAACAACACGAACCCTTCTGTGTGTTTAAAACACGGGCCGCTGACACCCATCCCTAACCGGCCCGTGATGTCCCGGGCCCGTGCCAGTCTCCCCCTGGTTCTCTACATCGATCGCTTCCTCGGAGGAGTGTTCTGCAAGAGACGCATCCCTAAGCGGACTCAGTTCGGCCCCATCGAGGGACCGCTGGTCCCCAAGAGTCGCCTGCAGGAGCACTACATGCACCTGAAGGTGTGTAGGGTAGAGGGGAAAGGATGAAGCGTGATCATTCCTGGATCGATGGCGCTTGACTTTAACCCTCAGAGTTGTCAAAACTATTCAAACTGCTTTTTGTAAGGAAGAACAAGTGACGCTACAGTCGACCATACAGCCTTGGTTCTTCTCAAAAGTTCCTTGCTTCTTCTGCGTGCTGTTGCAGCTGTGCACGCTGGACACTGAAAAAGACACAGGCAAATCTGACGACGCTTGGTTCGACCTGTCCGACGAGGAGAGCTGCAACTGGATGATGTTTGTCCGGCCGGCGCAGAACTACCTGGAGCAGAACCTGGTGGCATATCAGTTTGGGTCGGAGATCTTCTACACAACCATCAAGAACGTTCAACCCAAACAGGAGCTGAAGGCGAGTGGTTGCTGTGTCAGTCCTGAGCTGCAAGAGAGAGAGGCGATATCTGTGTTCTCTGTTGGTTTTCAGGATCAAGTAAacacctgtgtttgtgtgtgtgttcaggtctgGTACGCAGCGTCGTACGCCGAGTTTGTGAACCAGAAGATCCACAGTGTaacggaggaggagaggaaaggtgAGGCCACATGTGCTTCCAAAAACAATCAGCAGTAAGTTGAAGTGTAGATGGTGTCAAACTGGAGGCTCGGGGACCAGATCTGGCCcaccaaaaaatgttttgtggccCAGAAGAAAGTTCGATTTGATCCAAATTTCAAGCATGTTTCTGACCCAGGGAGGTCTCGCTGCACAGGAAAGAAAGTAACCGGACACTGAGtctaatgctgctgctgctgtcaaacCTACTGTTATTGACCTTGTCTGATTCTTACACGCGACATGTGCTCTCTAATGTGACCCTGACACCGCTTCAGCTCTAACAACACTCACAGGTGACAAGTGACTGCTCAGAGGCTTATGAGTGCTGAACTCCTCCCACAGTTCTGCGGGAGCAGGAGAAGAACTGGCCCTGCTACGAGTGCAACCGTCGCTTCGTGAGCTCTGAACAGTTGCAGCAGCATCTCAACCTGCACGACGACAAGTTGAGCTCCCCCGTGAGGTAAAGTGTCCCCCACTTGCTTCCTCTTCACGCTGTAGAGCTTGCGCTCACCTGGcagccctctcctcctcctcctcctcctcctgctcctctacAGGCCCAGGAGTCGAGGGCGAGGACGAGGAAGGAAGAGATTCGGCGCAGGAAGGAGACCGGGTCGCCCACCCAAATTCATGCGGCTGGACGCTCCAGAAGAAGCTGCGGAGGACAAGACGACAGTAAGAAACCTCGCATGAGTCacacacatcctctctgtcCATTCATTGGAAAAAGTGCATCAGAATTAGAAAAACTAAATACTTGATGATGACACACACCATTGTCTTCGTCATCCTTCAACAAGCCTCCATCTGAGCCACCAAACCTGACTGAAACACGACCATCATCTGCACTCCTCATCTCAGCTAGAGACGGTCACATCTAACGTCACCATGTAGATGTTCTGCCTGTCATGTAGCGCCATCATCTGTCGCAGGATGGTGGTTTGTATCTTGTTGAGCTTCCGCTCACGAAAATCTCTCAATGTCTTTGTCTGCTTAGTGAAGAGGAATGAATTAACTCCATCTGGCCGTCTTCATTTCTCTGCAGCAGATGTTGGAGCTGACTGAgaagcctcagcagcagccagaggaggaaggaggagtaGACGCACCTCAGAATGGCCTCAAGGAGTCCGAACCGGTGACCGACTCCGAGGACCCGCTGGTAACACCTGCAGAAGAAGCAGAGTCGTCCGACGCTGCCCCTCTGTCCAACATGGAATCGCCTCTGAAGGAGGATCCGGCGACCAGCAGCCAGGCCGACAACCTCCTCACCTCTCAGGACCTGCGCCGTGCCAAAAGaatacgggtgagtggaacccAAAGATTGGGAAGTATCATCCTCGTAGTACAAGAGGGAGGGACCCTTAGGAGATCAAACCTGGGCAACATCCTGAGTGACTCGTGTCCACATTACTGCAGGAAGATTGTGATCCAGATCGGGACCTGAAAGTACTTTGGTTCCATCACGAGACACACTGCTGAGGAACTTAAGTTGACTTAGGGAAGCAAAGAAAGATGATTGGATAGGAGAACCTTTAAAGAGCATCAATAAAAACCATTCAGTTAGAGTAAGAGAATCATTTTTCAGTACGAGCACCCTGAGGTCTTGTGTCGGTTTGATTTgaaactgctgactcagcactcgTGAAATAGGCTTGTCTGATTGTTTGTTGTGCCTCTTTCCCAATGCCCTCAAAGATGGACGTGCAGGTCAGTACTGTCTGGCGGGAAGCTTCCTCTGATCCCACGCCTCCTCTCTAGTCTCTGAAGCTCCAttgttgctctctctctctccttctctctctcagaaTGCGGCGCTACAGCACCTCTTCATTCGGAAAAGCTTCCGCCCGTTCAAGTGCGCTCACTGTGGAAAAGCTTTCCGGGAGAAGGACAAGTTGGACCAGCACCTGCGCGTGCATGGCCGGGACGCCTTCGCCTTCACCTGCCACATCTGCAGCAAGACCTTCCCTGGCGACTCGGCTCTGGAGGACCACCTGCTGGTGCACACGGAGAACCGCAGCTACGCATGTCTGCTGTGCCCGGAGTCCTTCGAGAGGCTGGACCTGCTCAAGGAGCACGTGGGGGTGCACGCCGTCGACGGGCGCTTCACGTGTCCCACCTGCAAGAAGAGCTTCAACGA carries:
- the prdm10 gene encoding PR domain zinc finger protein 10 isoform X3, which translates into the protein METKQEPSAVWSPTANADQTNATQVHFEGGTVAQIVYSGDQADRGQQQVVYTADGSSYTSVESAEHTLVYIHPADGSQAVFADQPQVAYIQQDGTTQQVTVLLPTGQNMNAANLHVLSNVAEAPQAILEPVPQEQLSSSLTSMTDMGETPISPLGATDSAEDSEEEEADDSDMDDWELRLPEPFNPLNLWCEECNNTNPSVCLKHGPLTPIPNRPVMSRARASLPLVLYIDRFLGGVFCKRRIPKRTQFGPIEGPLVPKSRLQEHYMHLKLCTLDTEKDTGKSDDAWFDLSDEESCNWMMFVRPAQNYLEQNLVAYQFGSEIFYTTIKNVQPKQELKVWYAASYAEFVNQKIHSVTEEERKVLREQEKNWPCYECNRRFVSSEQLQQHLNLHDDKLSSPVRPRSRGRGRGRKRFGAGRRPGRPPKFMRLDAPEEAAEDKTTQMLELTEKPQQQPEEEGGVDAPQNGLKESEPVTDSEDPLVTPAEEAESSDAAPLSNMESPLKEDPATSSQADNLLTSQDLRRAKRIRNAALQHLFIRKSFRPFKCAHCGKAFREKDKLDQHLRVHGRDAFAFTCHICSKTFPGDSALEDHLLVHTENRSYACLLCPESFERLDLLKEHVGVHAVDGRFTCPTCKKSFNDFIQVKKHIRCFHSEKIFRCCECEKAFCRPDKLRLHMLRHSDRKDFLCSTCGKQFKRKDKLREHMQRMHNPDREAKKADRIHRAKALKLKVHSSDFESFVFKCRVCMMGFRRRGMLVNHLSKRHPDMRIDDVPELTLPIIKPNRDYFCQYCDKVYKSASKRKAHILKNHPGAELPPSIRKLRPAAPGEPDPMLSTHTQLTGTIATAPVCCPHCAKQYSSKTKMVQHIRKKHPELAQLTNSIQTPLTTAVISSTPTVISADGATAEAVVTTDLLTQAMTELSQTLTTDFRTAQGDFQRIQYIPVSQAGGGMSQPQHIQLQVVQVAPATSPTSQHPTVDVTHLHDPHSYSQHTIQVQQVQVGDPITAEPTTSQNPEQPLSPSSQQPSQELSPAQLTPVTLSQNNTLQSSGGQQGAVQHAYIPGNWNYRASEIQMMALPHAQYVIAEARTPVSGVNSSPAKTATHYMISEGQTELDTKQSAPQSSAQNRSEPLEPQAANQSTTAQFIITTTTNGSGASEVHITKP